A single genomic interval of Malania oleifera isolate guangnan ecotype guangnan chromosome 13, ASM2987363v1, whole genome shotgun sequence harbors:
- the LOC131146941 gene encoding 21 kDa protein-like has product MGISTSNHSIPLLLPLLATLLYSSAASRPFAVKPTTTEFIRRSCGATTYPRLCFASLYTHAGLIQTSPMLLADTALTVAFQTAQSAAAAVLRMSGTHGMRASEAAAVRDCVEEVGDSIDELRESLVEMKKLKGSNFEAVMSDVQTWVSAALTDDDTCTDGFAGKAMDGNVKAAVRGHILNIAHLTSNALALINQYASLHG; this is encoded by the coding sequence ATGGGAATCTCCACTTCAAATCATTCTATCCcacttcttcttcctcttctagCCACCCTCTTATACAGCTCCGCCGCCAGCAGACCCTTCGCCGTAAAACCCACCACCACCGAGTTCATCCGGCGATCCTGCGGCGCCACCACCTACCCAAGACTTTGCTTCGCCTCCCTCTACACCCACGCCGGCCTAATTCAAACCAGCCCCATGCTTCTGGCCGACACGGCGCTCACGGTGGCGTTCCAGACGGCGCAGTCGGCAGCGGCGGCGGTGCTGCGGATGTCGGGGACGCACGGCATGAGGGCGAGCGAGGCGGCCGCCGTCCGCGACTGCGTGGAGGAGGTGGGGGACTCCATAGACGAGCTCCGGGAGTCGCTGGTGGAGATGAAGAAGCTGAAAGGCTCAAATTTTGAAGCCGTCATGAGCGACGTGCAGACTTGGGTGAGTGCGGCGCTGACAGACGACGACACATGCACGGACGGGTTCGCCGGAAAAGCCATGGACGGGAATGTGAAGGCCGCCGTGAGAGGGCATATTCTGAATATTGCACATCTCACTAGCAATGCGTTGGCTTTGATCAATCAATATGCCTCCCTTCATGGCTAG
- the LOC131146942 gene encoding uncharacterized protein LOC131146942 isoform X1, translating to MSESLAGRPSGTDGSDFSYRMVVDSRYTKVSQGKSRLHALFLFQVVIQLIGVLDIFVLSSEEKDPNALAISSPAVGFLSLMIGDVGRRCSRINFLKVLDCLLQFFFGLLLLLRTTSLYRLSKI from the exons ATGTCTGAGTCGCTAGCTGGGAGACCATCTGGAACAGATGGCTCTGATTTTTCTTATCGCATGGTTGTGGACTCCA GGTATACAAAGGTATCACAGGGAAAATCTCGTCTCCATGCATTGTTCCTCTTTCAG GTTGTAATTCAATTGATAGGGGTGCTGGATATATTTGTATTGTCATCTGAGGAGAAGGACCCCAATGCCCTTGCTATTTCATCACCTGCTGTTGGTTTTCTATCTCTCATGATAGGGGATGTAG GTCGAAGGTGTAgcagaattaattttttaaaagtattGGATTGTCTATTGCAATTCTTCTTTGGACTGCTTCTGTTGCTAAGAACAACTTCTCTTTACAG GCTATCCAAGATCTAA
- the LOC131146942 gene encoding uncharacterized protein LOC131146942 isoform X2 produces MSESLAGRPSGTDGSDFSYRMVVDSRYTKVSQGKSRLHALFLFQVVIQLIGVLDIFVLSSEEKDPNALAISSPAVGFLSLMIGDVEGVAELIF; encoded by the exons ATGTCTGAGTCGCTAGCTGGGAGACCATCTGGAACAGATGGCTCTGATTTTTCTTATCGCATGGTTGTGGACTCCA GGTATACAAAGGTATCACAGGGAAAATCTCGTCTCCATGCATTGTTCCTCTTTCAG GTTGTAATTCAATTGATAGGGGTGCTGGATATATTTGTATTGTCATCTGAGGAGAAGGACCCCAATGCCCTTGCTATTTCATCACCTGCTGTTGGTTTTCTATCTCTCATGATAGGGGAT GTCGAAGGTGTAgcagaattaattttttaa